Proteins encoded in a region of the Puntigrus tetrazona isolate hp1 chromosome 12, ASM1883169v1, whole genome shotgun sequence genome:
- the cyth1b gene encoding cytohesin-1b isoform X3 has protein sequence MVLKSEDGIVPEDLTPEEKQELENIRRRKQELLEDIQRLKDEIAKVTNEIESLGSTQERINMQRSKQMAMGRKKFNMDPKKGIQFLIENELLKNTCEDIAQFLYKGEGLNKTAIGDYLGERDEFNIQVLHAFVELHEFTDLNLVQALRQFLWSFRLPGEAQKIDRMMEAFAQRYCQCNPGVFQSTDTCYVLSFAIIMLNTSLHNPNVKDKPSAERFIGMNRGINDGGDLPEDLLRNLYESIKNEPFKIPEDDGNDLTHTFFNPDREGWLLKLGGGRVKTWKRRWFILTDNCLYYFEYTTDKEPRGIIPLENLSIREVDDSKKPNCFELFIPDNKDQVIKACKTEADGRVVEGNHTFYRISAPTTEEKEEWMKSIKAAISRDPFYEMLAARKKKASSLKRQ, from the exons cgGCTCAAGGATGAGATAGCAAAGGTGACGAATGAGATCGAAAGTCTTGGCTCCACTCAAGAAAG AATAAACATGCAGCGGAGTAAACAGATGGCTATGGGACGCAAGAAATTTAACATGGATCCCAAAAAG GGCATTCAGTTCCTCATAGAAAATGAGTTGCTGAAGAACACTTGTGAAGATATTGCTCAATTCCTCTACAAGGGTGAGGGCCTCAACAAGACAGCCATCGGAGATTATCTGGGTGAAAG GGATGAGTTCAATATTCAGGTTCTTCATGCCTTCGTGGAGCTTCATGAATTTACAGACCTCAACCTGGTTCAGGCACTCAG ACAGTTTTTATGGAGTTTTCGGTTACCGGGTGAAGCTCAGAAGATCGATCGAATGATGGAGGCTTTCGCCCAGCGTTACTGTCAGTGCAATCCCGGCGTCTTTCAGTCCACAG ATACATGTTACGTGCTTTCATTCGCAATCATCATGTTGAACACGAGTCTGCACAACCCTAATGTGAAGGACAAGCCGTCTGCAGAGCGGTTCATAGGCATGAACAGAGGCATCAATGATGGAGGAGATCTGCCAGAAGACCTGCTTAGG AACCTTTATGAGAGCATTAAGAATGAGCCCTTCAAGATACCTGAAGACGACGGGAACGACCTCACGCACACGTTCTTTAACCCCGACCGTGAGGGCTGGCTGCTCAAACTGGG AGGGGGACGGGTTAAGACTTGGAAGAGGAGATGGTTCATACTGACGGACAACTGTCTTTACTATTTTGAATACACCACT GATAAAGAGCCAAGAGGGATCATTCCTCTGGAAAATCTCAGTATTAGGGAAGTAGATGACTCCAAGAAGCCA AACTGCTTTGAACTCTTCATCCCAGACAACAAGGATCAGGTCATCAAAGCCTGTAAGACTGAAGCAGATGGACGGGTTGTGGAAGGAAACCACACGTTCTACCGCATCTCAGCACCGACAACAGAGGAGAAAGAAGAGTGGATGAAGAGCATCAA GGCTGCCATAAGCAGAGATCCTTTCTATGAGATGCTTGCTGCCAGGAAGAAGAAAGCCTCATCTCTGAAGAGACAGTAG
- the cyth1b gene encoding cytohesin-1b isoform X4 — protein MQRSKQMAMGRKKFNMDPKKGIQFLIENELLKNTCEDIAQFLYKGEGLNKTAIGDYLGERDEFNIQVLHAFVELHEFTDLNLVQALRQFLWSFRLPGEAQKIDRMMEAFAQRYCQCNPGVFQSTDTCYVLSFAIIMLNTSLHNPNVKDKPSAERFIGMNRGINDGGDLPEDLLRNLYESIKNEPFKIPEDDGNDLTHTFFNPDREGWLLKLGGGRVKTWKRRWFILTDNCLYYFEYTTDKEPRGIIPLENLSIREVDDSKKPNCFELFIPDNKDQVIKACKTEADGRVVEGNHTFYRISAPTTEEKEEWMKSIKAAISRDPFYEMLAARKKKASSLKRQ, from the exons ATGCAGCGGAGTAAACAGATGGCTATGGGACGCAAGAAATTTAACATGGATCCCAAAAAG GGCATTCAGTTCCTCATAGAAAATGAGTTGCTGAAGAACACTTGTGAAGATATTGCTCAATTCCTCTACAAGGGTGAGGGCCTCAACAAGACAGCCATCGGAGATTATCTGGGTGAAAG GGATGAGTTCAATATTCAGGTTCTTCATGCCTTCGTGGAGCTTCATGAATTTACAGACCTCAACCTGGTTCAGGCACTCAG ACAGTTTTTATGGAGTTTTCGGTTACCGGGTGAAGCTCAGAAGATCGATCGAATGATGGAGGCTTTCGCCCAGCGTTACTGTCAGTGCAATCCCGGCGTCTTTCAGTCCACAG ATACATGTTACGTGCTTTCATTCGCAATCATCATGTTGAACACGAGTCTGCACAACCCTAATGTGAAGGACAAGCCGTCTGCAGAGCGGTTCATAGGCATGAACAGAGGCATCAATGATGGAGGAGATCTGCCAGAAGACCTGCTTAGG AACCTTTATGAGAGCATTAAGAATGAGCCCTTCAAGATACCTGAAGACGACGGGAACGACCTCACGCACACGTTCTTTAACCCCGACCGTGAGGGCTGGCTGCTCAAACTGGG AGGGGGACGGGTTAAGACTTGGAAGAGGAGATGGTTCATACTGACGGACAACTGTCTTTACTATTTTGAATACACCACT GATAAAGAGCCAAGAGGGATCATTCCTCTGGAAAATCTCAGTATTAGGGAAGTAGATGACTCCAAGAAGCCA AACTGCTTTGAACTCTTCATCCCAGACAACAAGGATCAGGTCATCAAAGCCTGTAAGACTGAAGCAGATGGACGGGTTGTGGAAGGAAACCACACGTTCTACCGCATCTCAGCACCGACAACAGAGGAGAAAGAAGAGTGGATGAAGAGCATCAA GGCTGCCATAAGCAGAGATCCTTTCTATGAGATGCTTGCTGCCAGGAAGAAGAAAGCCTCATCTCTGAAGAGACAGTAG
- the cyth1b gene encoding cytohesin-1b isoform X2, with translation MKHRCRMEADDYVPEDLTPEEKQELENIRRRKQELLEDIQRLKDEIAKVTNEIESLGSTQERINMQRSKQMAMGRKKFNMDPKKGIQFLIENELLKNTCEDIAQFLYKGEGLNKTAIGDYLGERDEFNIQVLHAFVELHEFTDLNLVQALRQFLWSFRLPGEAQKIDRMMEAFAQRYCQCNPGVFQSTDTCYVLSFAIIMLNTSLHNPNVKDKPSAERFIGMNRGINDGGDLPEDLLRNLYESIKNEPFKIPEDDGNDLTHTFFNPDREGWLLKLGGGRVKTWKRRWFILTDNCLYYFEYTTDKEPRGIIPLENLSIREVDDSKKPNCFELFIPDNKDQVIKACKTEADGRVVEGNHTFYRISAPTTEEKEEWMKSIKAAISRDPFYEMLAARKKKASSLKRQ, from the exons cgGCTCAAGGATGAGATAGCAAAGGTGACGAATGAGATCGAAAGTCTTGGCTCCACTCAAGAAAG AATAAACATGCAGCGGAGTAAACAGATGGCTATGGGACGCAAGAAATTTAACATGGATCCCAAAAAG GGCATTCAGTTCCTCATAGAAAATGAGTTGCTGAAGAACACTTGTGAAGATATTGCTCAATTCCTCTACAAGGGTGAGGGCCTCAACAAGACAGCCATCGGAGATTATCTGGGTGAAAG GGATGAGTTCAATATTCAGGTTCTTCATGCCTTCGTGGAGCTTCATGAATTTACAGACCTCAACCTGGTTCAGGCACTCAG ACAGTTTTTATGGAGTTTTCGGTTACCGGGTGAAGCTCAGAAGATCGATCGAATGATGGAGGCTTTCGCCCAGCGTTACTGTCAGTGCAATCCCGGCGTCTTTCAGTCCACAG ATACATGTTACGTGCTTTCATTCGCAATCATCATGTTGAACACGAGTCTGCACAACCCTAATGTGAAGGACAAGCCGTCTGCAGAGCGGTTCATAGGCATGAACAGAGGCATCAATGATGGAGGAGATCTGCCAGAAGACCTGCTTAGG AACCTTTATGAGAGCATTAAGAATGAGCCCTTCAAGATACCTGAAGACGACGGGAACGACCTCACGCACACGTTCTTTAACCCCGACCGTGAGGGCTGGCTGCTCAAACTGGG AGGGGGACGGGTTAAGACTTGGAAGAGGAGATGGTTCATACTGACGGACAACTGTCTTTACTATTTTGAATACACCACT GATAAAGAGCCAAGAGGGATCATTCCTCTGGAAAATCTCAGTATTAGGGAAGTAGATGACTCCAAGAAGCCA AACTGCTTTGAACTCTTCATCCCAGACAACAAGGATCAGGTCATCAAAGCCTGTAAGACTGAAGCAGATGGACGGGTTGTGGAAGGAAACCACACGTTCTACCGCATCTCAGCACCGACAACAGAGGAGAAAGAAGAGTGGATGAAGAGCATCAA GGCTGCCATAAGCAGAGATCCTTTCTATGAGATGCTTGCTGCCAGGAAGAAGAAAGCCTCATCTCTGAAGAGACAGTAG